TACTGAACAGCAGAACGCTTTCCTTGCCGATACAGTTACCGGTATTCTTCACGTCCACCGTAAAGATCAGTTCATCGTTGGCACTGAAGTTGGGCTTGTTCACCTTGAGGTTGCTGTACGCAAAAGTGGTATAGCTCAAACCGTAGCCGAACGCCCATTGCACTGAAACCTGAGCGTCATAGTTATAAGCACCTTCCATCTGCTTGCCTATATGCTCGCATGGCTTGTAGTCGTAAGTAATCAGTGAGTTGATTTCCTTAGGATAAGTGAAAGGCAGCTTTCCGCTGAAGTTGGCGTCGCCGGCTATGAGATTTGCCAAGGCATCACCGCCATAATTACCCGGAAGCATAACGTCAACAACGGCTTTTGCCAACGGCTCTATATCGCTGATGATGCGGGGGCGGCCTTCACTCAGGATCAGGATGACAGGTTTGCCGGTCTTCGCAAGCGCCTTCACCAGATCAAGCTGGTTCTCTGAAAGGAAAAGGTTGGTTAAGTTACCCGGAGTTTCGCAATAGGAGTTCTCGCCGATACAAGCCACGATGTAGTCGGCTTTGGCGGCGGCAGCTACGGCTTTCTCTATTTGGGGAGTGTTTTCTTCCCACCAATTGCCCTTGTCATTATAGGTCACACCGGCTTCATAAATCACATGATCCGCACCGAATTTGTTCGTGAAAGCTTCGAGAATGGTATTATAGGGTTCGGCACATGCTTCGGCGTTGCTGCCTTGCCAGGTGTAGGACCATCCGCCGTTGAGGCAGCGCATGGAGTTGGCATTCGGGCCTGTCAGCAATATTTTCTTGCCTTTTGCCAATGGCAAAACGGCATCCGTATTCTTCAGCAGCACCAAGGATTCTTCGGCTGCCTGAAGTGCGGCGGCAGCATGTTGCTTGCCGCCGAACAATGGAAAGTCTTTCAGGTCGTAATAAGGCTTTTCAAACAGATTGAGGCGGTACTTCAATCTTAATACGCGGCGCACGGCATCATCTATACGGCTCATAGGGACTTCTCCCTCCTGCACCAGCTCCTTGAGGAGTGGACAGAATCTCCAGTCGTACGGATCCATAGACATGTCGATGCCGGCATTGATGGCAAGCTTGATGGCCTCTTTCTTATCTTTCGCAATGTGGTCGCGCTTCCAAAGGTTGTCAATGTCCGCCCAGTCGGTCACAATCATGCCGTCCCACTCAAGGTCTTCCTTCAGCCATTTGGTGAGCAGTTCGTAATTGGCGTGAAAAGGCAGTCCGTTGTTCATGGCAGAGTTCACCATGACTGAGAGAGCGCCGTTTCTCACCATTTCAAGATAAGGGGCGAAATGCTTCTCGCGCATATCCTGCACCGTAATGGAAGACGGGGTGCGGTCTTTGCCTGAGACGGGTGCACCGTATCCCATGAAGTGCTTCATGCAGGCTGCCACATTGCGGGTTCCGATATGGTTGGGGTCATTGCCCTGAAAGCCTATGACAGCCTCGCGCCCCATTTCGGCATTGAGATAGCAGTCTTCACCGTAATTCTCCCACTGGCGGGGCCAGCGCGGATCACGACCGAGGTCGGTTACAGGAGCATACGTCCAGGGAATGCTTCCCGCCTTTGTCTCATAGGCTGAGATTTCGGCTCCGCGACGGGTCAGTTCCCGGTTGAACGCAGCGCCCATGTTGATGCCTTGAGGGAAGAAAGTACCTCCAAGCGTATAGGTAGTGCCGTGTATCTGGTCCACGCCATAGACGCAAGGAATCCCTATCTCCTTGATGGATTTCTCCTGAATACGTTTAATAATCTCCTGCCACTTGGCGGGAGTTTGCGCTATACCGTTGGGAACGTTGAGGATAGAGCCTACTTTGTACTTGCCGATGACGGAATCGAGCATCGCTTCGCTCAGCCGGAATCCATTGGAAGGATTTGCCTTCCGATCTTGCAGGAGGTCTATGGTAAGCTCGCACATTTGTCCCACCTTCTCGTCGAGGGTCATTTTCTTGAGCAGTTTCTCGATCTGCTGCTCCATCTTTGCATCCTGAGGAATGGCAGGGGTAACTTTGGTTTGTGCCGCAGTGGTCAACACCAGCCCGGACAGGGCTAAAGACAAGATTAACTTTTTATTCATGGTTTTTGTTTTGGTTTTTATATCTTGCAAAGATACCGACATCCCGCAAGAAATAATGATATTATTTAAACAATAACGGTGCAAATTCTGTCAGATAGATACGCCAGTTTTTCCAGATATGGCCTTCACCTGTTTCGTAATAGGTGTATTTATATCCTTTCTTATCAAGCAATTTACGATAATCCTCATTGGCCTTATAGAGAAAGTCCGCCTTGCCGATGCCGATCCAGTAAAGAGCAGGCTTCTTGGCGAACTGCGCCTTCAGCTTGCCCTCCATATTGCCATAAACAGGCGATTTCACATCTTTATCCGGCATGATGGCGGCAGAAAAGAGTCCCACGTAATTGAACATATCCGGATATTGCTTGGAGATGTGCATAGAATGGAATCCACCCATAGACAGCCCGGCAATGGCACGTCCCCGCTTACTTTTAACAGTGCGGTAGGTCTTGTCGATGAAGTTCACCACATCCGGAAATGCTGTCTCAAAAGAGCCTTCCATCGTCTTGGGCTGGTTCATGGAAGGAGCGATAAGTCCCAGAGAAGACTCCCCCGGAGCAGCTTCCTGCGCCGCATTGCCATTGGTCATCACTACAATCATCGGTTCCGCCTTGCCCTGTGCAATCAGATTGTCCAGAATCTGAGCAGCCCGTCCCAAAGCAATCCAGGCTTCTTCATCGCCTCCCATGCCGTGAAGCAGGTAAAACACCGGATAGCGTTTGCTGCCAACTTCATAACCGGCAGGTGTATAGACAGTCAGACGGCGCTCCATGCCCAATGAAGAACTGTTGTACCACACACGCGAAACGGTTCCGTGAGGAACTTTGTTGACCTTGTACAAATCGGCACGTTCTCCGCCGATAATGAAAACATTAGTCATGCTGGCCACATCACGAATCATGTGGACATTGCCCGGATCTGTGATCTTCAGCCCATCCACAATGAAAGAATAACTGTAAAGTTCAGGAGCAAGAGGTTCAGGGGTCGTATATTCCCACACGCCGTCTTTGCCTTCTGTCAGTTCGGCACTGCCCGGCCCGTCAAACTCTCCGAAGGGAGTCTTGATTTTCTGTGTCGGCAGAAAATCACCAGTTACCTGTACTTTCACCGCCTTCGGTGCTTTCAGACGGAAAGAAACCGTGTTGTTGTCGTGAACTTCCGGGGAAACCACAGACGCACCTTCCCAAAGAGCTTGTTGCGCGAAAGTCATCGCACACGCAAACAGCCCCATCAGCAAAAAAAAGAATCTTTTCATTTTTTCAGATTTATCAAGATATTTGTATAATATTCCACAAATATAAATGTTTTTTGTAACAACCTGTCATAAACTCCACAAGTTTTGCCCGATACACATTTATTCACTACATTTGTGGCGTTCTTAAAAACGACACTCTTATGGCACACCGGCTGAACACCAACAAACAGTTTATGATAGGTAACGGCATCCTTGCCTTTGCCGTGATTTTCGTAGTAGTAATCTTTGTCTATATGAGTATGAGGCTACAACAGAAAAAAGAAGAAGGCAGAAGTTTCAGCGAAGTATATACCATCACTCTTTCCAAAGGATTTACAGGTGACTCCACCTCTATCTTTATCAACGACAGTCTGTTCATCAATCAAAGGATCGCAGAAGAGCCTTTCACCATTGAAGTGAAACGCTTTGCCGAACAAAGCGCATTGATGATTGTGGACAATGCTACGGACAAACTCTCTCTCTTCGAATTGAGCGAAAAGGGTGGAAAATACAGATTTGAGAAAGATGGAGAAGAAGTGAAGCAATTGGCACAAGAATGAAAACAAACTGCAAATTAAAGAAGCATCACAAATCAGTGCGGTATTGTTTCAATTCCTTTCTTAACATCTGCGCCTTCCCATCCGTCAGGATGTCAAGCAGCTCCCAAAAGTGTACCCCATGATTCATCTCACGTGTGTGAGAAAGTTCATGTAACAGTACATAGTCAATCAGATGCTCGGGCAATAAGACCAGATAATAAGAAAGATTAATGTTGCCACGGGCCGAACAACTCCCCCAACGTCCGCTACTGGAATTAATCTTCACACTCTTATAAGGAAGGCTGTGCCGCATGGAAAGCATATAAAGCCGGGGCGGAAGAATAATCTTGGCATTTCGGCGCAAGGCTTCCTCTATCGCCTTACGAAGCCAGACTTGCAGCGCCTTATCTGAGAAATCGGCATTCGGAGGACAGACAATCTGCATTTTGCCAAGCTCCGAACGGGACAGAAAGCGTTCCCGCTGCCCGCTGATCAAAGTCAATTTAAAGAATTCCGCATCAATCCGGTAATTCAGATCGATCAATGGACGGGCTTGCCTCTGTTTGGCCGCTATCAGACGCGGCCGTAATTGTTCCACCGCATTTTCCAGTTCTTTCAATGTAGTGCCGGGAGGTATGGTAACATGCACTCCGTCCTCTTTTGTACGAAAAGTCAAGCGTCTTGCACGAATATTGACACGGACGTGCAAGCATCCGAGCTCTTTATCTTCCAAAATACGTTCTGCTACCATCTGTATTTTTCTAAATGAATGGACAAATGAACAAATAATCGGTCGGAAAAACAAGCAATTGTTTATCAAAAGCGAACAACCTGTCCGATAACGGACATCCATACGGATACATTTCGTCCATACTATCAATGACTTATGTTTTTGGCACAAGAATTGAGCATTAAGTCTCGATGGAACTTTCTGCAAAAAAAACATTTCGACATGCAACCTTTTCAGATAAAGTTACGTCTAATAAACAAATAGATAATCATAAAAAAGAAACGAATATGAAAAGTTTAACTACATTCATCGCAATCACTTTCCTGATGCTCAGCACAACGGCTTGTTCACAACAGCACACGTACCATTCCGGCAATTTCTTTGGAAACAAGACGGTTAAAGCAAGCAAGAACTACGTGACAAAAGACATCAAAGTGGAAAACTTCACCAAATTAAACGTAGCCGGCAGTCCTGACGTCACCTATACACAGAAATCCGGAAAGCCCAAAGTAGAAGTATATACTTCGGACAACATCGTAGATTTATTGGACATACGCGTCAAAGACAATACGCTTTACGTCGGCTTCAAGAAAAATGTGAGCGTATCTTATGACAAACTGAAAATCCGCATTTCCACAGAAAAATTAAACGGCATCTCCGTCGCAGGATCAGGAAATGTGGAACTGGCCAACGGGCTGAAAACAGATGACCTGAAAATATCCGTTGCAGGCTCAGGAGACATCAACGGGAGCAATATTTCTTGTACAGACCTCAATATCTCCATCGCAGGTTCGGGTGATATCAACAGCAGCAATATCAATTGTGACAACCTCAAAGTATCTGTTGCCGGATCAGGAGACATGAAACTGAGCAATGTGACAGCTACTTCGGCCAACGCTTCCATTGCCGGATCGGGTACGGCCACTCTGAGTGGCAACACACAAGAGGCTGAATATAGCGTGGCAGGTTCTGGTGATCTGTTTGCCTCCGACTTCATAGCTAAAAAAGCTTTTGCCAGTGTAGCAGGTTCAGGCGACATCAAATGCCACGCTACCGATTTTCTGAAAGTACGTACCAGTGGAAGTGGAAGTGTGGGTTACAAAGGTAATCCGGAACTGGATTACCCGAAAAAAGGATTATACAAGCTTTGATTTGTATCAAATAGTTTTAAGATTAATAAGCTTCTAAACAAAATTCTCTCTAAACAGTTACCTATATAAAAGACAATTCTAACACAAGACAGAAGGCTTCCGTGAGGAAGTCTTCTGTCATTTCCGCCCCCTCAACCGGATATTAAAATAAAAAGGACGCTGCATCACGCGGCGTCCCATTTATTTTAGTTAGTTTTTATAAGATTTTGAGAGAATTGAAACTTCACAGCCTCGCTTCGATTGTTTTAATAAAGCACACTAACTATATTATGTTTAAAGCAAATGAAAATGTTATTTTAAAAAGCAAATGAAAATTTCTATTCTTTAATTTCTTTCTCTTTATCCACACGATGCAAACTGTCTATCAATTGTTTCTCATGTGCCACAGCCATATCGCCCGAAAGGGCAACCGAGGGTGCGGTAATCTGTTTACCGATAGTATCGGCCGCAGCCACTTCCCGCACATCCGAGAAGAACGAGTGCTGCATCACACTACCCAACGAAAGAACCACCGCCACTACTGCAGCAGCTTTGAACAATGGCATGAAGCGCGCTGTCAATGTTATATGTTTTGCCTTGACAATCGGAACTTCTATTTCCGAAAGCACCCGTGCGTCAAAATCCGCCCCCAAGTGTTCTCCTTGCTGAAGCTGCTGATATACAAACAAATCCTTATAAAGAAGTAAATGCCCAGGGACATTGCTTCCATTAAAGAAAGTACGCAGTCTGTCCTCTTCCTCAAGGGAGGTTTCACACCGCCAATAGCGTTCTAAGAGTTGTTCTATATATTTAGAGTCCATAACCTTCTATATCTATAAACTGTTGTTTTATTTTTTGCCGTGCCCTGAAGAGATTCACTTTTACTTGTTCATCTGTCAAGTTCAGGACTACCGCTATTTCTTTATAACTCTTACCTTCGACATCCCTCAACTGCATTATCAACCTCTGCTTTTCGGGAAGTTCATTCATCAACCGGTGAATCAGCGTTATGCGTTCCTTAATCACCAGCTTCTCGTAAGGGCTCGATGCATCGGAGGCTTGCTCCATTTCCGGAGTCAGTTCCACGGTCTGAGCGTCTTTCTTTTCACTTCGGTCTATCGCCAGATTCTTTGCCACTGTCAGACAATAAGCCTCGATAGAACCGAACTGCATCCACTCATCACGCTTGTTCCAAACTCTTATCAGTGTTTCCTGAACAACATCCTCCGCCTCTGCCCTGTCAAACGTTATTCTCAGGGCTAACCGAAAGAGCTTGTCCTTCAGTGGGAGAATGTCATTACGAAAGCTGATTTCTTGCATCTCTATAAAATTGACGGTTAAGTATTCGAAAAGTTACAGGCTACCACTGTTTTTTTTGAATTATTTTTTTATCCGGGTTCCTTCGCCACTATTTATAGCCGAGGCCAAAGTGATCACAACTTCAGATACACCTGCATCAATCGCCCCAAACGAGTTCTCCAGCTTTGGAATCATCCCCCCCTGAATCACTCCATCAGCAATATATTGCTTGAATTCTTCAAGTGTGATTTGTGGAATCACACTGTCGTCATCGTTCTCATCGCGAAGCACACCTTTCTTTTCAAAGCAATACACCAGTGTAACATCAAACAGTCCGGCCAATGCCTTGGCCGTTTCTCCGGCAATGGTATCGGCATTCGTATTCAGCATGTGCCCGTTACCATCATGAGTCAGTGGAGCCATGACAGGAACAATACCTTTATGGATAAGCTCACCCAAAGCTGCTCCATTTGCTCGTTTTACATCGCCGACAAAACCGTAATCCACTTCTTTCACTG
Above is a window of Bacteroides helcogenes P 36-108 DNA encoding:
- a CDS encoding glycoside hydrolase family 3 N-terminal domain-containing protein — protein: MNKKLILSLALSGLVLTTAAQTKVTPAIPQDAKMEQQIEKLLKKMTLDEKVGQMCELTIDLLQDRKANPSNGFRLSEAMLDSVIGKYKVGSILNVPNGIAQTPAKWQEIIKRIQEKSIKEIGIPCVYGVDQIHGTTYTLGGTFFPQGINMGAAFNRELTRRGAEISAYETKAGSIPWTYAPVTDLGRDPRWPRQWENYGEDCYLNAEMGREAVIGFQGNDPNHIGTRNVAACMKHFMGYGAPVSGKDRTPSSITVQDMREKHFAPYLEMVRNGALSVMVNSAMNNGLPFHANYELLTKWLKEDLEWDGMIVTDWADIDNLWKRDHIAKDKKEAIKLAINAGIDMSMDPYDWRFCPLLKELVQEGEVPMSRIDDAVRRVLRLKYRLNLFEKPYYDLKDFPLFGGKQHAAAALQAAEESLVLLKNTDAVLPLAKGKKILLTGPNANSMRCLNGGWSYTWQGSNAEACAEPYNTILEAFTNKFGADHVIYEAGVTYNDKGNWWEENTPQIEKAVAAAAKADYIVACIGENSYCETPGNLTNLFLSENQLDLVKALAKTGKPVILILSEGRPRIISDIEPLAKAVVDVMLPGNYGGDALANLIAGDANFSGKLPFTYPKEINSLITYDYKPCEHIGKQMEGAYNYDAQVSVQWAFGYGLSYTTFAYSNLKVNKPNFSANDELIFTVDVKNTGNCIGKESVLLFSSDLIASLTPDNRRLRAFEKVELNPGESKTVTLKLKASDLAFVGYDGKWILEKGDFRIQAGSQVMNVVCTDTKKWETPNKQ
- a CDS encoding esterase — protein: MKRFFFLLMGLFACAMTFAQQALWEGASVVSPEVHDNNTVSFRLKAPKAVKVQVTGDFLPTQKIKTPFGEFDGPGSAELTEGKDGVWEYTTPEPLAPELYSYSFIVDGLKITDPGNVHMIRDVASMTNVFIIGGERADLYKVNKVPHGTVSRVWYNSSSLGMERRLTVYTPAGYEVGSKRYPVFYLLHGMGGDEEAWIALGRAAQILDNLIAQGKAEPMIVVMTNGNAAQEAAPGESSLGLIAPSMNQPKTMEGSFETAFPDVVNFIDKTYRTVKSKRGRAIAGLSMGGFHSMHISKQYPDMFNYVGLFSAAIMPDKDVKSPVYGNMEGKLKAQFAKKPALYWIGIGKADFLYKANEDYRKLLDKKGYKYTYYETGEGHIWKNWRIYLTEFAPLLFK
- a CDS encoding SprT family zinc-dependent metalloprotease: MVAERILEDKELGCLHVRVNIRARRLTFRTKEDGVHVTIPPGTTLKELENAVEQLRPRLIAAKQRQARPLIDLNYRIDAEFFKLTLISGQRERFLSRSELGKMQIVCPPNADFSDKALQVWLRKAIEEALRRNAKIILPPRLYMLSMRHSLPYKSVKINSSSGRWGSCSARGNINLSYYLVLLPEHLIDYVLLHELSHTREMNHGVHFWELLDILTDGKAQMLRKELKQYRTDL
- a CDS encoding head GIN domain-containing protein, which gives rise to MKSLTTFIAITFLMLSTTACSQQHTYHSGNFFGNKTVKASKNYVTKDIKVENFTKLNVAGSPDVTYTQKSGKPKVEVYTSDNIVDLLDIRVKDNTLYVGFKKNVSVSYDKLKIRISTEKLNGISVAGSGNVELANGLKTDDLKISVAGSGDINGSNISCTDLNISIAGSGDINSSNINCDNLKVSVAGSGDMKLSNVTATSANASIAGSGTATLSGNTQEAEYSVAGSGDLFASDFIAKKAFASVAGSGDIKCHATDFLKVRTSGSGSVGYKGNPELDYPKKGLYKL
- a CDS encoding RNA polymerase sigma factor — protein: MQEISFRNDILPLKDKLFRLALRITFDRAEAEDVVQETLIRVWNKRDEWMQFGSIEAYCLTVAKNLAIDRSEKKDAQTVELTPEMEQASDASSPYEKLVIKERITLIHRLMNELPEKQRLIMQLRDVEGKSYKEIAVVLNLTDEQVKVNLFRARQKIKQQFIDIEGYGL
- the argB gene encoding acetylglutamate kinase, giving the protein MREKLTIIKVGGKIVEEESTLFKLLDDFAAISGYKVLVHGGGRSATKIAALLGIESKMVNGRRVTDVETLKVVTMVYGGLVNKNIVAGLQARGVNALGLTGADMDVIRSVKRPVKEVDYGFVGDVKRANGAALGELIHKGIVPVMAPLTHDGNGHMLNTNADTIAGETAKALAGLFDVTLVYCFEKKGVLRDENDDDSVIPQITLEEFKQYIADGVIQGGMIPKLENSFGAIDAGVSEVVITLASAINSGEGTRIKK